In a genomic window of bacterium:
- a CDS encoding protein kinase yields the protein MTPEQWKQIDELVQTALELESAKRSAFLDRACNGDDLVRSEIDSLLLAHGQAHDFIETPPVDIVAHLLSGEESATDLKSFGSYRILRSLGAGGMGEVYLAEDTRLHRHVALKRLPALLTHDEFSRARLIHEAQLASTLNHPNICTIYHVEESQGEYIIAMEYVEGKTLSNVICDRPLPLKDLLSIALQVADVLAVAHSQGIIHRDIKAGNVIVSDHGKVKVLDFGLAKLLNEQSLKQSRISESHVTGSSSGVRMGTPSYLSPEQAKGESVDHRTDIFSFGVVLYEMATGRLPFQEEAPAQSIRAVIEKTPIPVRELNPKIPTRLLKIIDRALAKRREERYQTMNEFIEDLKKISESVVRFDKKLTLKLSLAAAILIVVAFLTVSQFARLKGPISAPISLSGGEDSYRSGSGSVNPEANLAYFRGLNSTRSPDLVEGWVSATRMFERAVELDPGFAKAYAELAQGYAAMFYFGVDRRETRLAKAEAAIERAFKLHPGLPEAHLARGFYCYWGRKDLDHALKEFTIAQRGLPTNVRLFEGIALVYRRQGNFEAASENFNRILELNPRDPATSFNLAVTYLNMRKYSEADAYCDRTIALAPQQLYAYGSKAQIQLLWKGEIKTARAILEKMPVQENDSAFFQWHQIDLCDRNFQGLLQRLSWLPDDYYEGPGFASTKSQFAGLLYAFMRKRELARTSFETARVIEEEKVQQRPDDPARRASLAVVYAGLGWKQQAIKEAKLAVQLCPSEDAFCRPAFIEKLAHVYTLVGEFDAAMDQIEYLLSVPCLVSAPLLKIDPRWDPLRGHTRFRKVVTR from the coding sequence TCGGAAATCGATTCTCTCCTCCTTGCTCACGGGCAAGCTCATGATTTTATTGAGACACCACCGGTCGATATTGTCGCTCATCTGCTGTCGGGGGAAGAGAGCGCAACAGATCTGAAGTCATTTGGGAGCTACAGGATCCTCCGTTCACTGGGCGCGGGCGGAATGGGTGAAGTATACCTCGCTGAGGACACACGTCTTCACCGTCACGTTGCTCTCAAGCGGCTTCCCGCCCTCTTAACACACGATGAATTCTCACGTGCGCGCTTGATACATGAGGCGCAACTGGCTTCGACGCTCAATCATCCGAACATCTGTACGATTTATCATGTCGAAGAATCGCAGGGCGAATACATCATCGCGATGGAATATGTCGAAGGAAAAACGTTGAGCAATGTGATCTGTGATCGCCCTCTGCCTCTGAAGGACCTTTTATCGATCGCGTTACAGGTTGCAGATGTCTTGGCTGTGGCACATTCTCAGGGCATCATTCATCGGGATATTAAAGCGGGAAATGTGATCGTATCGGATCATGGAAAAGTAAAAGTTCTTGATTTTGGACTTGCCAAACTTCTGAATGAGCAATCACTAAAGCAATCAAGAATTTCGGAATCCCACGTGACAGGGAGTTCGTCCGGAGTGCGAATGGGGACGCCTTCGTATTTGTCTCCGGAACAAGCGAAGGGCGAATCTGTTGACCATCGTACCGATATTTTTTCTTTCGGAGTAGTCCTCTACGAAATGGCGACAGGCCGTTTGCCTTTTCAAGAAGAAGCTCCTGCTCAATCTATCCGTGCAGTAATAGAGAAAACTCCTATTCCTGTCAGGGAGCTCAATCCGAAAATTCCAACACGGCTCTTAAAGATCATTGATCGCGCTCTGGCGAAGCGGCGTGAAGAACGCTATCAGACAATGAACGAATTCATTGAGGATCTAAAGAAAATCTCAGAGTCTGTCGTGCGGTTCGATAAGAAGCTAACATTAAAACTTTCGCTAGCGGCTGCGATTCTGATCGTTGTGGCTTTTCTCACAGTTAGCCAATTTGCGCGACTGAAAGGACCGATCTCAGCTCCTATCAGTTTGAGCGGCGGAGAAGACTCATACCGTTCCGGTTCAGGCTCTGTAAATCCCGAAGCCAATCTGGCTTACTTTCGGGGTCTCAACTCTACACGGAGTCCGGATCTTGTCGAAGGATGGGTATCGGCAACCCGGATGTTTGAACGTGCTGTTGAACTCGATCCGGGCTTTGCAAAAGCTTACGCAGAACTAGCGCAGGGGTACGCCGCAATGTTTTATTTTGGTGTGGATCGTCGGGAGACCCGGTTGGCGAAGGCAGAAGCAGCTATTGAGCGTGCTTTTAAGCTTCACCCCGGCCTGCCGGAAGCGCATTTAGCCCGAGGGTTCTACTGTTATTGGGGTCGTAAAGATTTGGATCACGCTCTGAAAGAATTTACGATTGCGCAAAGAGGGCTGCCCACCAACGTTCGCCTCTTTGAAGGGATTGCACTTGTCTACCGTCGCCAGGGAAACTTTGAGGCTGCATCAGAGAACTTTAATAGAATATTGGAATTGAACCCTCGTGATCCTGCCACGTCTTTTAATCTTGCTGTGACTTATTTGAATATGAGGAAGTATTCTGAAGCCGACGCCTACTGCGATCGTACTATTGCCCTTGCTCCACAGCAATTGTATGCGTACGGATCAAAGGCACAAATTCAGTTGTTGTGGAAAGGAGAAATCAAAACGGCGCGAGCCATTCTTGAAAAGATGCCGGTTCAAGAAAATGATTCTGCTTTTTTTCAATGGCACCAGATTGATCTGTGCGATCGAAACTTCCAGGGTTTGCTGCAACGGCTTTCCTGGCTGCCCGATGACTATTATGAAGGTCCGGGTTTTGCATCGACGAAGAGTCAATTCGCGGGTTTGCTATATGCTTTCATGCGCAAACGTGAATTGGCCCGTACTTCCTTTGAGACCGCCCGGGTTATTGAAGAAGAAAAGGTTCAGCAACGACCGGACGATCCCGCAAGACGCGCATCACTTGCAGTTGTCTACGCGGGTCTTGGATGGAAACAGCAGGCCATCAAAGAAGCGAAACTGGCGGTGCAACTCTGTCCCTCCGAAGATGCGTTTTGTCGCCCAGCCTTTATTGAAAAACTGGCTCATGTATACACGTTGGTCGGTGAATTTGATGCAGCCATGGATCAAATTGAATATCTTCTTTCCGTCCCTTGCCTCGTCTCGGCTCCACTTTTAAAGATTGATCCTCGCTGGGATCCACTGCGCGGTCATACACGTTTTCGGAAAGTGGTAACTCGCTAG